The genome window AAATGAGAACCAGTGCTACACACCCAAATAGTATAAACaaatatcatatattaaaaaaaaaaatcatcggtGCACCATAAATGAATCAAAAGTATCACATGTCATATTAtgtttgagaaaataaaaatacctcATCGAAGAAAGATTGTTTCATCGTTATAATTTTGCTGTGCATCTCATCGGAACTCTCCATTATTGTCTCAATTGCAGAAAACACAGTTTCAAGGATTTCAATATCACAGATGGTTGAGCCACATAGTAAAATTTATAGCTAGAGAAACGAATTTAGCTAGGGGCATGTCATGTAAGGGTGTGCATTAATTGTTacctagaaaaaaaatgtcaaaatctAAGCAAGATAAATAGTATATGTGCTTTAGTAGTAATTGATCGGGTGCATATCTATAATTATTACGATTCTCTTGATGGAAATATAAAGAATTAattgaggtaaaataaaaatttaaaggttTGAGCATTTATGAATCTGCCTACAAAGTTGAATATGCTAAATCAGAAAATATGTTTGCCATTAAGAGACTATATCGTGGCACGCTACTATGACGTGAAAAATAACTGCTAGCATATGTACAAATTAAATTTCACTTCATCTAAATTAAATGAATGGAGATTTtcccaattttattttagtacaaCCGCCCTGTAAGCAGGGTTACAAACAATGTGAAATTCAAGTAAATCAAatctaaaattcataaaatgtaacttaaaattttgtatCTCGTGGTGAGTTAAGTATATCTATAGTTACAGTAGCTAATGCAATACAGATATATTAGAATCtaatatgtttataatattaattagagattaaataattatctaataatcaaatgagtttttaaatattttaattaatactcatttttttatcaacattaagtataattaataagatatttgtaaaaaaattaaatacttatattttagtttacatttttatttaataaaacattttcttaatttttaaaatttgtatatttttatatttcctcCTGTCTATAAAAATCCAtgtaataaataagtttttttatacatacatataGGCAAAAGAGATATATTATTAAGAGGAGTACAAGAGGCAAAAAGCGCAGCCTATGCCAACTATTATTTAGGCAAAGCAATCAACATACAAGACCCCGTATAATGCATAAGTTActtattattagtaatttattCTCAATCCTAAATGAATGATAATGCATAAGTTAATTAGTATAATGGGagggaagaaaaacaaataataaaaaaatccaatttaCTTTATGTCAATAGTTGTCCCtaaattattgaatattttataaatcaaaTCAGATATATCTTTTCTCAAACTCATGCATGATGTATTTTGCATTGTCACATTTAatatgattaagaaaaaaaaatattcatgaacCCTACCCGCATGAAAGATTTTTGGCCTATTTTCCTTTACAACATTCTctacaaaattatttctaaagCCTTAGCCAACCGTTTGAAAAGTATCCTTCCTAAGTGTATTTCCCAAGAGCAATAAGTTTACGTGGAAGATCACTCTATCCTTGACATGTGCTTTTGGCCTCATAAAGTATCCACCACATGAGATAtaagcagaaaagaaaaaaaaaaagggaaagtgactctaaaaattgatattagtaAAGCTTTTGATAGAGTGGACTGGTCTtatctgttttaaaatttatatttttagtaattaTGCATTGATAATAAGTCTTCTTAACTTAATACTAACATTTTAGCTATCATAATATTATAATCACATTGAAATCATAATACTATAATTCttacatgaaaataacaatGGAAAACAGAAACAAATTTTATGATGCTTACGCTTTTCGTAGAATAAATCCAAATTTTCACGCGTGAACTTGCAAGTTATTGACAAAAGCGGTGGTTTACAGTTTACACAAACTATTGATTCAACCTCAATGATTGGCTAAGTATTAGGCGGAAGCAAATCATATTCGACTAAACGATTTACCATAATCTCAATCTAGCAAATGCAAAACTATCAAATCTAAAAGAACTTGTCACCAAACTTTACCtatctcaattttctttttaaatccaATTATGGATAAAATACCAATGGCCCAatttaagaaggaaaaaaaaacaaatttatatttttttttcatgaattgaATATTAGACGAGAGATTAATTTGAACTGTAATATATGATTAGTGTGGGGACTaaaaaaattttacacacaataaaaattaaatacaaatttttttattaaataaatgatttttattcaTGTAAACATAGGATTTTAGACTTCACTAACATTAAGGCAAGTCTATATTAATTTGCAACCAAGAGATTTTCATTCCTAAATATATATAACTGGCTGCTACGGATAGGATGAATGGTGGCAACGATTGTGGACCCACGATGTTGAGTTGAATATGGCTTACATAAGCAAAAAACCaatcacctttttcttttttattgtttgtcatTGGAAAGTGCAAATTAAAGTGGTTCACGAACCTTAGCAGAGGCTCTCCTTGGGTGCTCTTCAAACATGGGAAAACAGAGCACACCCCAATTCTCTGCCCTCAACTGCATCGATCTCTCCAACCCCGACATCAACCAATCCGTCAACTTACTCAAAGAGGTTTTTGCTTCCTCTTTTACATGATTTGTCACAATTCACTTTGTTTTTAGACCATGATCTTTTTTCATGTCATCttaatgttgttgtttttttgctttgttttagGCATGTTTGGATTCCGGTTTTTTCTACGTTGTCAATCATGGAATAAGCCAGGAATTCATGGACGAGGTTTTTGCGCAGAGCAAGAAGTTCTTCTCTCTTCCTCACAACGAGAAGATGAAGACTCTCAGGAATGAACAACACAGGGGATACACCCCTGTTCTTGATGAGTTGCTTGATCCTGAAAACCAAGTACATGGTATGCACCATACGTACTACATACCCTTATCCGTTTGTTGCATGTTTACATAGATTCCACCATgttttcttattcttctttgttttgtgattctgaaccattaaaaaacttaaatacagTTCCAAATGTGCTTTTGGTGTTATTAGCTTATCAGAATTGAAGTTTCACTttgtaatatttaatgtaaaCCTTCATTAAACCTTTATTAGATATAAGACTCTAATTCTAATTAGAAAGTAACACCAAAAATACCAAAGAATTAACATATTCTGAGGCTTGCTAACCTTTTCTCTGATGGGTTAAGTAGGAGATTACAAAGAGGGGTATTATATTGGAGTTGAAAAAGGTGAAGATGATCCACAATCGAAGAAACCTTTTTATGGACCGAATAACTGGCCCGCACCAGGTAAACGAGTCAAATTTTTGGTCTTTGAGACTTTAGGACAAAAATGTCTACTTTGTACCAGATGAGTCTTCCAGGtttttagattttcttttcttttcttctcttaaacTTTTTCCTGAACTTTTTTTACCATGTAGATGTTCTGCCCGGGTGGAGGGAGACCATGGAAAAGTTCCATCTAGAGACATTGTATGTATCGGTGAGACTTTAGGACAAAAATATCTtctaactttgatcatttgtgcTGCATGTGGTACTAGCTAATTGTTAGTTTGTCTCTTACCTACTGTACTTTTATATAAACCATAGTTTTTAATATggacaaggttttaaattgcaattGCGATCGTGGCTTTGTGACTTTCCTTGATATGACGGGAAAATTGGAGACAAATGTAGCTGATGCAGCCATAATTGCAGTCGCAAACACACTAACAACCTGGATGTTGCAACCGCGAAtcgttttttaaaatcttaatataGAGCATATGTATGGTTttcatttcaacaaaaaaaattccataGTGTTTCATCTACTTACCTTGTTCTTCCTAGCCATGGTGCGAGGGGATTGAGGTCTTGTTTTGCTTCTTTTCTTATCAATGTTACTGCTCCCTTCCTATGTAGAAAATATTAGATCCTGTTTCACTGCCTTGGTTGTTCATTTGGACTTAAATTCTGTATTGTGAAGGAAAGGGGAttcacattttttgtttttcatttgtttctgTCTGTTTTGTTGGGGAATCCAGAGAAGTGGGGAAAGCAGTTGCAAAGATGATAGCCCTTGCACTTGATTTGGATGCTAATTATTTTGATCGGCCAGAAATTCTTGGAGAGCCAATTGCAATTCTGCGTTTGCTGCACTATGAAGGTATTGGATTGTAGCCTTTATACCTGGTATAGATACAGAATCTTCTCAATAACCTTGATATCGTGTACTGAATTCAGCATGGCACATGTCGGGTTCTCTTTAAAGGAAGTCTTGTAGTAATAATAATGCAAAAAGTGACAAATCACATACACAGCTGGTAACTGTATCTGGTAcagttacaaagaaaaatagctTATACAATTgtattcatttttgtttcatgAAGGTCAAGTTTCAGATCCCTCGAAAGGATTATATGGAGCTGGAGCTCATACCGACTTTGGTTTAATTACACTGTTAGCAACAGATGATGTCCCAGGTCTTCAAGTAAGAAAgctacctatatatatatatatatatattcaatattaCAAATACTTTTGTGCAACTAATTAAGAACATTAATGTCTTCTATTGCAGATATGCAGAGATAGGGATGCTAAACCTCAGAAATGGGAGGATGTAGCACCATTGAAGGGGTTAGTCCCTATGTCACTGTAGCTTTTATTTCTATTTGCATGCAATGCAGTAGTGAGAAACTGagaattctttcttcttcatccctAGTTCCCTACCTTTTAATTCATGGgctaatttctaaaaaaattcagaCATGCCCTTCTTCCTTCaaattcaagatttttttttctggatttgTTTATCCTAATTTCATAGAGTCTTTCCAATTGTCATTCATACAAATCTATACGATGGGATCATGTAAGAAGgtcatatttttcatttgataGCATCATCTGGAATGCCACAAAACAATTCATTCATTGTAAAATTAACTTATCTACCACATCTAAtgtatttctaaaattttaattctttttgagCTGCATTATATCAAGTATTTGGCATAGCATCACATGAAGGTAAGGAAGTATCTATGCTACTAGATCTTAACTTCGTTACCTTTGTCATGCCCTTCTCCtgaattattacattatttgaCTGATTGTTTATGTTGCAGAGCATTCATAGTGAATCTTGGTGACATGCTGGAGCGCTGGAGCAACTGTGTTTTTAAGTAAGAAATCTTTCCCACTTATCAATATTTCTGGTTTTAAATGAAGGCGGGCACACTTCTGACCTTGGaggaatttaaattgatttgtatGATGGGCAAGCTACCACTACTACTCATTAGGGAAATatgaaaagtaataaattagCTAGATTATTAGTGGTATGATATAATGTAGTTGACATATAAATCTGTAACA of Glycine soja cultivar W05 chromosome 1, ASM419377v2, whole genome shotgun sequence contains these proteins:
- the LOC114407738 gene encoding 2-oxoglutarate-Fe(II) type oxidoreductase hxnY-like isoform X1, whose protein sequence is MGKQSTPQFSALNCIDLSNPDINQSVNLLKEACLDSGFFYVVNHGISQEFMDEVFAQSKKFFSLPHNEKMKTLRNEQHRGYTPVLDELLDPENQVHVGDYKEGYYIGVEKGEDDPQSKKPFYGPNNWPAPDVLPGWRETMEKFHLETLEVGKAVAKMIALALDLDANYFDRPEILGEPIAILRLLHYEGQVSDPSKGLYGAGAHTDFGLITLLATDDVPGLQICRDRDAKPQKWEDVAPLKGAFIVNLGDMLERWSNCVFKSTLHRVLGNGQGRYSIAYFLEPSLDCLVECLPTCKSDSNPPKYPPILCHDYMTQRYKDTHADLNIYKKQQA
- the LOC114407738 gene encoding 2-oxoglutarate-Fe(II) type oxidoreductase hxnY-like isoform X2, which produces MGKQSTPQFSALNCIDLSNPDINQSVNLLKEACLDSGFFYVVNHGISQEFMDEVFAQSKKFFSLPHNEKMKTLRNEQHRGYTPVLDELLDPENQVHGDYKEGYYIGVEKGEDDPQSKKPFYGPNNWPAPDVLPGWRETMEKFHLETLEVGKAVAKMIALALDLDANYFDRPEILGEPIAILRLLHYEGQVSDPSKGLYGAGAHTDFGLITLLATDDVPGLQICRDRDAKPQKWEDVAPLKGAFIVNLGDMLERWSNCVFKSTLHRVLGNGQGRYSIAYFLEPSLDCLVECLPTCKSDSNPPKYPPILCHDYMTQRYKDTHADLNIYKKQQA